The proteins below come from a single Cryptococcus gattii WM276 chromosome D, complete sequence genomic window:
- a CDS encoding uncharacterized protein (Similar to TIGR gene model, INSD accession AAW43321.1), with protein sequence MARNSEKAQSMLYRFREQQAIDMGIGTRQKGDRRPRMASSCTSLREAERWRGDILRDISRKVSKIQDVALTDYQVRDLNDEINQLFREKRAWENQIINLGGANYRRAAGVMTDDEGREVPGTRGYKYFGRAKELPGVKELFTRSTQQATEESARTASFQMFRHQGPDYYGDEDELDKGLIDSEDAEAREAWEYQARKLTSSLGISDESLLPHYPISMSSKLPDPSVGPTQLQGNEEAPPKSGEAVKGTGKSKRKSRGVNDLEEGVQKEQEEAKKSKTDTSFATNNVVEGQNIASETPVAAAQAQAAAFLGVLDAESLKFPTMPSKDEMAKVLLDVRKQALRDEYGVY encoded by the exons ATGGCTCGAAACTCTGAAAAGGCGCAGTCGATGCTCTACCGCTTTCGGGAGCAGCAAGCCATTGATATGGGCATAGGCACTCGCCAGAAAGGAGACCGGCGCCCTCGAATGGCAAGTAGCTGTACAAGCCTTAGAGAGGCtgagagatggagaggagaTATATTGAGGGATATCAGTAGGAAGGTCAGCAAGATCCAGGACG TTGCTTTAACGGACTATCAAGTGCGTGATCTGAACGATGAGATCAATCAGCTTTTTCGTGAAAAAAGGGCCTGGGAAAATCAGATCATTAATTTGGGCGGCGCCAATTACAGGAGGGCGGCGGGCGTGATGACGGATGATGAAGGGAGAGAAGTCCCTGGTACGAGAGGATACAA GTATTTTGGTCGAGCCAAAGAACTTCCAGGTGTCAAAGAACTGTTTACCCGCTCTACACAGCAAGCAACTGAGGAATCTGCCCGCACCGCTTCATTTCAAATGTTCAGACATCAAGGGCCTGATTATTATGGTGACGAAGACGAATTGGATAAAGGGCTGATTGATTCAGAAGATGCGGAAGCGCGAGAAG CATGGGAATACCAAGCTCGAAAGTTGACCTCTAGTCTTGGTATTTCTGACGAGTCCCTGCTGCCCCATTACCCCATTTCGATGTCGTCCAAGCTTCCCGACCCTTCGGTGGGTCCAACACAGCTTCAAGGAAATGAAGAAGCACCTCCCAAGAGCGGTGAAGCTGTGAAAGGAACGGGGAAGAGTAAGCGTAAATCTAGGGGTGTGAATGATCTAGAAGAAGGGGTTCAAAAGGAGCAAGAGGAAGCCAAAAAGTCAAAGACAGACACAAGCTTTGCTACCAACAATGTTGTCGAAGGACAGAACATTGCCTCTGAGACACCAGTTGCTGCTGCACAAGCGCAAGCTGCAGCCTTCCTTGGTGTGCTTGATGCGGAAAGTCTCAAGTTCCCAACAATGCCCAGTAAAGACGAGATGGCGAAAGTACTTTTGGACGTTAGGAAGCAGGCTCTGAGGGACGAGTACGGAGTATATTGA
- a CDS encoding uncharacterized protein (Similar to TIGR gene model, INSD accession AAW43326.1) encodes MNFKTLFATIALLATAWAEDLTVNSPASVVVCQPVALSWSGGTAPYIVAVIPGGQSSAAALETISDNESGNQVTWKVDIDAGTSITFKITDASGSIQYSSPVTIQDGDSSCVNSSASNSTSAASGSSSSGNSSATSSANSTGAAAGGATSGSSSAASGSSNTASASASGSSASSSSAADSTTSASNSAAVPLSVQIPAVGLAVIGGLAALL; translated from the exons ATGAACTTCAAGACTCTCTTTGCCACTATTGCCCTTCTCGCGACCGCCTGGGCAGAAGATCTTACCGTCAACTCTCCT GCTTCTGTGGTTGTTTGTC AGCCTGTCGCCCTCTCATGGAGCGGTGGCACTGCTCCTTATATCGT CGCCGTTATTCCCGGAGGCCAGTCGTCCGCCGCTGCTCTTGAGACCATCTCTGACAACGAGTCCGGTAACCAAGTGACTTGGAAGGTCGATATTGATGCCGGCACCTCCATCACTTTCAAGATCACCGATGCTAGCGGCTCGATTCAGTACTCATCTCCTGTTACTATCCAGGACGGCGACTCCTCTTGTGTCAACAGTAGCGCTAGCAACAGCACCTCCGCTGCTAGCGGCTCCAGTTCTAGTGGCAACTCGTCAGCTACCTCCAGCGCTAACTCGACTGGTGCCGCTGCTGGTGGCGCAACCTCCGGCTCTTCTAGCGCTGCCTCTGGCTCTTCCAACACTGCTTCCGCTTC TGCTAGCGGTTCATCTgcttcgtcttcttctgccgCCGACTCAACTAC TTCAGCCTCTAATTCTGCTGCCGTGCCTCTCTCTGTTCAGATCCCCGCTGTTGGCCTCGCCGTCATTGGTGGCCTTGCCGCTCTTCTTTAA
- a CDS encoding uncharacterized protein (Similar to TIGR gene model, INSD accession AAW43322.1) codes for MIRQQGSECLVESNLKPRQPVAFLLLAVLPRAPAGGGGGVESLSDKYINKSLTPASSSSPLDAAAVCSLELLLFPDPARVASIGHIAENCQAPGRLCYNCREPGHESTNCPQPRSTDGKQCYACGGVGHVKSDCPSMRGAFGPGQKCFKCGRPGHLARECTVPGFVGAFRGRGGFGGAFGGRPRPPVNPDGTPVKCYRCNGENHLARDCLAPRDEAAILASKKCYKCQETGHIARDCTKEDVSPAAE; via the exons ATGATCCGGCAGCAGGGATCCGAATGCCTGGTAGAATCAAATCTCAAGCCACGGCAGCCAGTCGCCTTCCTACTGCTGGCAGTGTTGCCACGTGCACCTGCtggtggtggaggaggagtaGAGTCATTGTCTGAC AAATATATCAATAAGTCGCTCACGCCGGCGTCGTCGTCGTCCCCGCTCGACGCTGCTGCTGTTTGCTCCC TGGAGCTGCTGCTGTTCCCGGATCCCGCCAGGGTTGCTTCAA TTGGCCACATTGCAGAAAATTGCCAGGCTCCTGGCCGTCTCTGCTATAACTGCAG GGAACCCGGACACGAGTCAACCAACTGTCCGCAGCCCAGGTCTACCGACGGTAAACAATGCTACGCTTGTGGTGGTGTAGGTCATGTTAAGTCTGACTGTCCCTCTATGCGTGGGGCTTTCGGTCCCGGTCAGAAGTGCTTCAAATGTGGTCGACCTG GCCATTTGGCCCGTGAGTGCACTGTGCCTGGATTCGTCGGTGCTTTCCGAGGCCGTGGCGGTTTTGGCGGTGCTTTTGGCGGCCGCCCTCGACCACCCGTTAACCCTGATGGTACTCCTGTCAAATGCTACCGATGCAACGGTGAGAACCACCTTGCTCGAGACTGTCTTGCGCCTAGAGATGAAGCCGCCATCCTTGCCTCCAAGAAGTGCTACAAGTGCCAGGAGACCGGCCATATCGCTAG GGACTGCACCAAGGAAGACGTTTCTCCCGCAGCAGAGTAA
- a CDS encoding Coatomer gamma subunit (Gamma-coat protein), putative (Similar to TIGR gene model, INSD accession AAW43325.1), which yields MSFKKDDEAGGISFYHDKSTVIQEARVFNESPISPRKCRALLTRIVYLLYTGETFSTQEATTLFFGVTKLFQHKDSALRQMVYLVVKELSNIAEDVIMVTSSIMKDMQPNLEVVYRPNAIRALARIIDAQSVQSVERFFKSALVDRSPSISSASLISSYHLFPLSPTIIKRWSNEAQEAVNAKSVSSYSGASAYFSGGSAGGYQAVASSSYIMQYHALGLLYLIREKDRMAITKMVQQLGASGKGSSIVRNPMAICMLIRFARKIMDEDPNLRKQMHEYLETLLRHKSEMVNIEAARAICETRDVQSGDLYKTIAVLQLFLSSPKPVIKFAAVKTLSKLAQTLPQSVAALNVEMENLITDSNRSIATYAITTLLKTGNEASVDRLMKQISSFMTDITDEFKIIVVDAIRSLCLKFPGKQAVMLSFLSGVLRDEGGYEFKHAVVEAIFDMIKYIQDSRDAALAHLCEFIEDCEFTKLSVRILHLLGIEGPKTRNPTKFIRYIYNRVVLENAVVRAAAVSSLAKFGVCVDDPSVMKSVNVLMRRCLDDIDDEVRDRAAMYIKVLEEKSLADVLVKDEAQFSLATLEDQLTSYVHDNSKHALAFDISAVPKVSREQAHAEVAQTRSSALDVAGPSTVTPIAPASPIPSVKEAQSSYAAQLSTIPEFEPYGPVLKSSTKPIELTESETEYVVTAVKHVFRKHVVFQFNVANTIPDTVLEQVAVIMQPSPDCGLTEDFIIPINSLTTQIGQAPVYVSFTRENPQEYAAGSFGCTLKFVSKEVDPSNGQPEEEGYDDEYQVEELDLGAADYITPTFVTFVNEWDKLASSPSLTETFALSSSESLKEACQSLVEVLGMLPLGGTDMPTSNSVHTLNLAGLAVPIGEGEKSSKVLARCRMTYAPGTGVTIELSVRAEVEEAARLIMAAI from the exons ATGTCCTTCAAGAAGGATGACGAAGCGGGTGGAATAT CTTTCTACCACGACAAATCCACCGTCATACAAGAAGCCCGCGTCTTCAACGAATCGCCGATATCTCCCAGGAAATGCAGGGCCCTCTTGACCCGGATCGTATATCTTCTGTACACAGGGGAGACTTTCTCCACTCAGGAGGCCACCACCCTTTTCTTTGGCGTTACGAAGCTGTTCCAGCACAAGGAT AGCGCACTAAGGCAAATGGTCTATTTGGTCGTCAAAGAGCTCTCTAATATTGCAGAAGATGTAATCATGGTAACATCTTCCATCATGAAGGACATGCAACCCAACTTGGAAGTCGTGTACAGGCCTAACGCCATCCGAGCCCTTGCTAGGATCATTGAT GCGCAATCAGTTCAGTCTGTGGAGCGTTTCTTCAAGTCAGCCCTTGTAGACCGCTCGCCTTCGATCTCTTCAGCCTCCCTCATCTCGTCTTaccacctcttcccacTTTCTCCCACCATCATCAAACGCTGGTCTAATGAAGCTCAAGAAGCTGTCAACGCAAAGTCTGTCTCTTCGTACTCTGGTGCATCTGCATACTTTTCCGGTGGTTCAGCAGGAGGTTATCAGGCTGTTGCAAGTTCCAGCTACATCATGCAATACCACGCATTAGGCCTGCTATATCTTATCAGGGAAAAGGATAGAATGGCAATCACCAAGATGGTGCAACAACTCGGTGCAAGCGGGAAGGGGAGCTCTATCGTGAGAAATCCCATGGCGATCTGCATGTTGATTAGATTTGCAAGGAAGATTATGGATGAGGACCCCAA CCTCCGAAAGCAAATGCACGAATACCTTGAGACTTTGCTCCGACACAAGTCAGAAATGGTCAACATTGAAGCCGCGCGAGCCATTTGTGAGACGAGAGATGTCCAATCAGGCGATCTTTACAAGACTATCGCGG TATTGCAATTATTCTTGAGCTCCCCTAAGCCGGTGATCAAGTTCGCTGCCGTGAAGACTTTAAGCAAGCTCGCGCAAACTCTTCCCCAGTCCGTTGCTGCGCTCAACGTCGAAATGGAGAACTTGATCACCGATTCGAATAGGAGCATCGCCACGTACGCTATCACGACATTGTTAAAG ACTGGCAACGAAGCTTCTGTTGACAGGCTAATGAAGCAAATTTCCTCGTTCATGACCGATATTACAGACGAATTTAAGATCATCGTTGTTGATGCGATTCGGTCACTTTGCCTCAAATTCCCGGGTAAACAAGCGGTGATgctctctttcctctctgGCGTGCTAAGGGATGAGGGAGGTTATGAATTCAAGCACGCGGTCGTTGAAGCGATTTTCGACATGATTAAATACATACAAGACTCTCGCGATGCTG CTCTTGCTCACCTTTGCGAGTTTATCGAGGATTGCGAGTTCACAAAACTTTCAGTTCGTATACTCCACTTGCTCGGTATTGAGGGCCCCAAGACCCGAAACCCGACCAAGTTCATCCGATACATCTATAATCGCGTAGTTCTTGAGAATGCTGTCGTTCGCGCAGCTGCTGTCAGTAGCTTGGCGAAGTTCGGTGTCTGCGTCGACGACCCTTCAGTGATGAAGAGTGTCAACGTGCTTATGAGAAGATGCCTTGATGACATTGACGATGAGGTCAGGGACAGGGCTGCTATGTACATCAAAGTATTGGAGGAAAAATCTTTGGCAGATGTGCTTGTGAAGGATG AAGCTCAATTCTCCCTTGCCACTCTCGAGGACCAACTAACGTCTTATGTCCACGATAATTCAAAGCACGCTTTGGCATTCGACATCTCTGCCGTGCCTAAAGTCAGTCGCGAACAGGCCCACGCAGAAGTGGCTCAGACTCGCTCATCGGCTCTCGATGTCGCGGGCCCTTCTACTGTTACTCCTATCGCCCCAGCTTCCCCTATTCCATCTGTTAAGGAAGCCCAATCGTCGTATGCCGCCCAACTCTCGACCATCCCCGAATTTGAGCCATACGGCCCTGTTCTTAAATCTTCTACCAAGCCCATCGAGCTCACAGAGTCTGAGACAGAATATGTCGTCACCGCTGTCAAACACGTCTTCAGGAAGCACGTCGTGTTTCAATTCAATGTTGCCAACACCATTCCTGACACTGTGTTAGAACAAGTCGCTGTTATCATGCAACCATCACCTGACTGCGGATTGACAGAAGATTTCATCATTCCTATCAATAGCCTGACAACACAAATAGGCCAGGCTCCGGTATATGTGAGCTTCACAAGAGAGAATCCACAAGAATATGCGGCAGGGTCATTCGGTTGTACTCTCAAATTCGTCAGCAAAGAAGTTGACCCATCCAATGGACAGccggaagaagaaggatatGATGACGAGTACCAGGTCGAGGAGCTCGACTTGGGCGCGGCTGAT TATATTACTCCTACTTTCGTTACTTTCGTAAACGAATGGGACAAGTTAgcctcttctccatcacTTACTGAGACCTTTgctctttcttcttccgaaTCCCTTAAAGAGGCTTGTCAATCCCTTGTTGAAGTCCTCGGAATGCTTCCCTTAGGTGGTACCGACATGCCTACCTCCAATTCTGTCCACACTCTTAATCTTGCCGGTCTTGCCGTCCCTATAGGGGAAGGCGAAAAGTCAAGCAAGGTATTAGCCAGGTGTAGGATGACGTACGCTCCAGGTACTGGTGTAACAATTGAGCTCAGTGTAAGAGCAGAAGTGGAGGAGGCTGCGCGGTTGATTATGGCCGCCATCTAA
- a CDS encoding uncharacterized protein (Similar to TIGR gene model, INSD accession AAW43323.1), which translates to MIPAFSTLSFLILISPFFVSAACTDNSTDTAGLQKLLTDGSDGYKLQLCQNQIYSLTNTLNYTASNQEISTEGYPIGDARAVLVVAGFNQSTAVSASGTTQDSAALRHIIINGNRAANESIYKGGGGNIEFGGANSNQVIEYVKSYNPRGWSCMHISEGQLNCLNATVQYNDIGPCGTDYFQNWADGISLSCSASLVQNNEITDATDGGIVVFGAPFSTVRNNTIKAKTRVMIGGINMVDVKPWKPIGNYSHTVVEGNTIYGGLVPVILITSQMGNETRGPQEYQAMIKIGLALGPDAWFSDQRFGSNKSFGGVIQDNRFSGAFAFGMGITSAKDFIIQNNTFFGNTSFIGNYGPNCTTGDKTPHPSDPLLEEESTLQNTTISVPASSPFQFVNGTAIGLTCFVPPESASYSWPYGDGQVNSEQTDKGNGTNGTSASTGSASQTSMASTGSPNRNESAAKRVTDLPGVKGLLLAIAWAMSQSITIGDFAVVI; encoded by the exons ATGATTCCTGCATTCTCCACCCTCTCTTTTCTAATCCTCATTTCCCCCTTTTTTGTTTCAGCAGCTTGCACAGACAATTCAACAGATACAGCAGGCCTTCAAAAACTTCTTACTGACGGAAGCGATGGGTACAAGCTACAACTTTGTCAAAATCAGATATATAGCTTGACCAACACGCTCAACTACACTGCCTCTAATCAA GAAATTTCTACAGAGGGGTATCCGATTGGAGATGCCCGTGCCGTACTCGTCGTTGCGGGATTTAACCAAAGCACCGCTGTTAGTGCATCGGGAACGACCCAAGACAGTGCCGCTCTGCGTCACATCATT ATCAATGGCAATAGAGCTGCCAACGAGTCTATTTACAAAGGTGGTGGAGGTAACATCGAGTTCGGAGGAGCGAACAGCAATCAGGTGATTGAATATGTAAAGAGTTACAACCCAAG AGGCTGGTCTTGTATGCATAT CTCTGAAGGGCAACTCAATTGTCTCAATGCCACTGTTCAATATAACGATATCGGCCCGTGCGGGACAGACTATTTTCAGAAT TGGGCAGACGGGATATCTCTTTCGTGCTCCGCTAGTCTTGTGCAGAACAATGAGATTACAGATGCGACAGACGGAGGTATAGTGGTGTTCGGGGCACCGTTCTCCACTGTCAGAAACAATACTATTAAGGCCAAGACT CGAGTGATGATTGGTGGTATCAATA TGGTCGATGTGAAGCCCTGGAAGCCAATAGGCAACTATAGTCATACGGTGGTAGAGGGCAATACCATTTATGGGGG CCTCGTCCCCGTCATATTAATTACATCTCAGATGGGCAACGAAACCAGAGGCCCTCAAGAATACCAAGCCATGATTAAGATAGGCCTT GCCCTCGGCCCCGATGCCTGGTTCTCTGACCAACGGTTTGGGTCAAACAAATCTTTTGGCGGTGTCATCCAAGACAATCGATTCTCTGGGGCATTCGCTTTTGGAATGGGTATCACAAGTGCCAAAGATTTCATCATACAGAACAACACATTTTTTGGTAACACCTCCTTC ATCGGCAATTATGGCCCTAACTGCACAACAGGCGACAAGACGCCTCATCCTTCAGACCCTCTTCTTGAGGAAGAATCAACTCTTCAGAACACCACTATCTCTGTGCCTGCTTCCTCTCCGTTCCAATTTGTGAACGGGACTGCCATAGGTCTGACTTGCTTTGTTCCTCCAGAATCAGCGAGTTACTCATGGCCATACGGGGACGGGCAAGTGAATAGTGAACAAACAGATAAAGGAAATGGCACTAATGGAACCTCCGCCTCGACTGGCAGCGCCAGTCAGACTAGTATGGCCTCCACCGGTAGTCCGAACAGGAATGAGAGTGCTGCGAAAAGGGTGACAGATCTCCCTGGTGTGAAGGGTTTGTTGCTGGCAATAGCATGGGCGATGAGCCAATCGATCACGATAGGAGACTTTGCTGTAGTAATCTAA
- a CDS encoding DNA repair-related protein, putative (Similar to TIGR gene model, INSD accession AAW42852.1~DNA repair protein rad18) has protein sequence MVRTGSRRRIDQCDSDNESARPHRGSQFKRAKTEPGTGDISSSDFNSDNDDAGMDMDDYSDESEYEEPNYEEEALLAAYSDLRKSQKGYVGTASSAGIIKSISLIDFMCHRHLTVDFGPRMNFVVGHNGSGKSAVLTAIAVALGGKANLTGRGTGLKDLIRTGADRAVITITLANSGDSAYRPEVYNPNIVIERTIHSNGSSGYKFKASKDGKTIANKRSELTSISDYFNINIDSPLTILTQDQSRSFLQNADPSKLYKFFLNGTQLSSLLESYEASSQNIESLVNFIKRQREALPDLKVKVESYKRKIQASKKVMRQKRRNKQLLTELAWSYVIEKEKARDEKKSGVLELREKIDKVQEEIHKTDKELPQVNDAILETESDLKNLDESTKPLAMAVRQAKARSQEASKELRSMQSSVTEIEEKIISEKSTLERLEKKIEEQLRHNEPEQQEERRRLLQRRAKVEDILSKLKLERPARERERDDKLHAQKQAKEELQSINTNLNDLNQSKAQMQRQIQNISRQANHKVAAFGLHIDPLLQEINNTSWKHSKPIGPMGMFVHLEDMRYADVLQAMLGSALCSFAVRDHEDRVKLSNILNKHFALGYRPGNFTARDGARIPAIYRHSGELFDFSSGDLSRYGPTILSKLRKTMLAPTLVEGNRLMDDLLNKNVVQHVTVHCADLMTTSGTKSNRHSGPTNKYRGNPLFAADVGSEIAKCEAQLQDYELQRQQLCQSAAMTENRIVSLQQDMAKLSAGIADLQKKAIPLEKDLDQTKRKLADMASTEIDTSESIRDEHRADIIKQEDIIKQRDAEVVQKRAAFDAQAPTKELLLKNLESQVQRRTNILARQSHWDQSLTNYETKLEEAQDILADLEQNVQEWTDKALDYAPEKIDTTRTPAELEAERKALDQSITEASRALGVNLDELTAEYRLQRQRYQKANENIKDLNFLRIVLRKAMTNRHTWWHQTRSHIAIRAKTAFVVFESFRAMEGRLNFDHGHEKLSLVIHNQTTTESHDGTYTQVSHYKGAKALSGGERSFSTVSLLLALWSTVPCPIRALDEWDVFLDAANRKVAAKNLMEGARESDGKQYILITPLDMQGIDTSGPDKKVIRMADPERGQGTLNMS, from the exons ATGGTGCGCACAGGATCAAGGCGTCGAATAGACCAATGCGATTCAGATAATGAATCAGCGCGTCCTCACCGGGGATCGCAG TTCAAACGTGCCAAAACCGAACCTGGCACTGGCGATATTTCCTCATCAGATTTCAACTCTGACAACGATGATGCTGGCATGGATATGGATGATTATAGTGACGAATCGGAGTACGAAGAGCCCAACtatgaagaagaagctttGCTTGCGGCTTATTCGGATTTGAGGAAAAGCCAGAAAGGCTACGTTGGA ACTGCTTCTTCGGCTGGCATTATCAAGTCTATATCCCTTATTGATTTCATGTGTCACCGACACTTGACTGTTGATTTCGGGCCGAGGATGAATTTTGTTGTTGGCCATAACGGAA GTGGTAAATCCGCAGTTCTCACTGCCATTGCAGTAGCCCTCGGTGGCAAGGCCAATCTCACCGGCCGGGGGACTGGTCTTAAAGATCTGATACGCACAGGTGCAGACCGTGCTGTCATCACCATTACTTTAGCCAACTCCGGCGATTCTGCTTATCGCCCGGAAGTCTACAATCCTAATATTGTCATCGAACGAACTATACATTCCAATGGTTCTTCCGGATACAAATTTAAAGCGTCAAAGGATGGCAAAACAATTGCCAACAAGAGATCTGAGCTCACTTCTATCTCCGACTATTTCAACATCAACATCGACTCACCGCTCACGATCCTAACTCAAGATCAATCTCGAAGCTTCCTACAGAACGCAGACCCCTCCAAATTGTATAAA TTTTTTTTGAACGGTACTCAGCTGTCCAGTCTGCTTGAATCATATGAAGCCTCCTCTCAGAACATTGAATCACTTGTCAACTTCATTAAACGACAACGAGAAGCTCTTCCAGACCTGAAGGTCAAAGTTGAGAGTTACAAACGAAAAATTCAAGCTTCCAAAAAGGTCATGAGgcaaaaaagaaggaacAAACAACTCCTGACTGAGCTAGCATGGTCTTATGTTATcgaaaaagaaaag GCCCGAGACGAAAAAAAATCGGGCGTTCTTGAATTACGGGAAAAGATTGACAAGGTCCAAGAAGAGATCCACAAAACCGAT AAAGAGTTGCCGCAAGTAAATGATGCGATCTTGGAGACGGAAAGTGATCTCAAGAATCTCGATGAATCTACGAAACCCCTTGCTATGGCTGTAAGACAAGCCAAAGCTAGGTCCCAAGAAGCAAGCAAAGAGCTCAGATCAATGCAG AGCTCCGTTACGGAGATCGAGGAAAAGATCATTTCAGAAAAAAGTACACTTGAGCGACTcgaaaaaaaaattgaGGAACAACTTCGCCACAATGAGCCAGAACAGCAGGAGGAGCGCAGACGTCTTCTCCAACGCCGAGCTAAAGTTGAGGATATATTGAGCAAACTAAAACTTGAGCGACCTGCTCGCGAAAGGGAACGTGACGACAAACTTCACGCTCAAAAGCAAGCAAAAGAGGAACTCCAGTCGATCAACACCAATCTAAACGATTTGAATCAGTCAAAAGCGCAAATGCAACGCCAGATACAGAATATTAGTAGACAGGCCAACCATAAAGTAGCCGCTTTTGGTCTTCACATCGATCCTTTGCTCCAGGAGATCAACAACACAAGCTGGAAGCACTCTAAGCCGATAGGCCCCATGGGTATGTTTGTTCATCTTGAAGATATGCGTTACGCGGATGTTCTTCAGGCAATGCTCGGCTCTGCGCTTTGTTCATTTGCTGTCCGTGATCACGAAGACCGGGTCAAGCTGAGCAACATATTGAACAAGCATTTCGCTCT AGGATATCGGCCAGGCAACTTTACCGCAAGAGATGGAGCTCGCATTCCTGCTATCTACCGGCATTCTGGCGAATTGTTTGACTTTTCCAGCGGCGATCTGAGCAGATATGGCCCCACTATATTGAGCAAGTTGCGT AAGACTATGCTTGCACCTACTCTCGTTGAAGGCAACCGGTTGATGGACGATCTCTTGAACAAAAACGTTGTTCAGCATGTGACCGTCCACTGCGCCGATCTAATGACAACTTCTGGTACTAAATC AAATCGACACTCAGGACCTACTAACAAATATCGAGGCAATCCTCTTTTTGCCGCGGATGTGGGAAGTGAAATTGC GAAATGCGAAGCACAACTTCAAGATTACGAATTGCAACGTCAGCAGCTGTGCCAGTCCGCTGCTATGACGGAAAATCGCATCGTTTCTCTACAGCAAGATATGGCCAAGCTTTCT GCAGGTATCGCCGATTtgcagaagaaggcgaTCCCTTTAGAAAAAGATCTTGATCAGACCAAAAGAAAGCTGGCAGACATGGCTTCAACTGAAATCGATACCAGCGAGTCCATCCGTGAC GAGCATAGGGCGGACATCATCAAGCAGGAAGATATCATCAAACAGCGAGATGCGGAGGTCGTCCAAAAGCGAGCCGCTTTCGATGCCCAGGCTCCGACAAAGGAATTGCTCCTG AAAAATTTAGAGAGCCAAGTACAACGCAGAACGAACATTCTAGCCCGACAGAGTCACTGGGACCAATCATTGACAAATTACGAGACCAAGCTCGAGGAGGCACAGGACATTTTGGCGGATCTTGAGCAAAATGTGCAA GAATGGACTGATAAAGCGCTGGACTATGCACCTGAAAAAATCGACACCACCAGAACGCCAGCGGAACTGGAAGCTGAGCGAAAGGCTCTGGATCAGTCCATTACAGAAGCTTCTAGAGC ACTCGGCGTCAATTTGGACGAGCTGACCGCCGAATATCGTCTCCAAAGACAGCGATATCAGAAAGCGAATGAAAATATCAAAGATCTGAATTTCCTTCGAATTGTTCTTAGGAAGGCCATGACCAACAGACACACTTGGTGGCATCAGACCCGCAGCCATATTGCTATCCGAGCCAAAACAGCTTTCGTCGTGTTTGAGAGCTTTAGGGCAATGGAAGGAAGGTTGAATTTCGACCACGGGCATGAGAAGCTGTCACTGGTT ATTCATAACCAGACGACCACGGAGTCCCATGATGGCACTTATACCCAGGTATCGCATTACAAAGGTGCCAAAGCTCTTTCCGGTGGAGAGCGTTCATTTTCTACGGtatctcttcttttggCCTTATGGTCTACTGTACCTTGTCCTATCCGAGCTCTTGACGAATGGGACGTATTTCTGGATGCAGCCAACCGAAAGGTTGCTGCGAAGAACCTCATGGAGGGTGCGAGAGAGAGTGATGGGAAACAGTATATCTTAATCACCCCGTTGGATATGCAGGGTATTGACACCAGTGGACCCGACAAAAAAGTTATCAGGATGGCGGATCCTGAGAGAGGGCA GGGAACATTGAATATGAGTTAA